The following are encoded in a window of Gasterosteus aculeatus chromosome 5, fGasAcu3.hap1.1, whole genome shotgun sequence genomic DNA:
- the snx11 gene encoding sorting nexin-11, with protein MICNQEEDEFVAVRVQDPRLQNEGSWNSYVDYKIFLHTNSKAFTAKTSCVRRRYSEFVWLKKMLQKNSGLVPVPELPGKYFFFSSNEDFLERRRKGLQAFLDNVVNMTVCLSDSQLHLFLQTQLPVGHILDCVQGHTPYSVTDAILTYASSNRGYAQAQEEDDAAANKEPSLGVSYESMESPAPHQPCLQPKELFSPELLSCAKDSVELQQKETSSVEVLQNDDCLEAVLQDRGPTGAVFFLGDGQEASESLPRTSIQIQTPVEVHSPAGEGFGRAESATALDGAEEADPFPEDQRESSSEATANEVESEPKECANSADILHSEDAEREERGAESGGRSEEEVQSAVCSGRRVSESSVSSEAEGRRDAEAVEVRSEESNNSDDGKGAKATTLDAPGAPEVRGGGGEDVVLGADPADRSWATQDGAVDGHSSSNGSIVEVSDGESFGEDSIPAANSYAETPPEDASRWSPAEDSTTNGRDICGREDVSASGKSLGLNSTPSGGDLTENSDFSILEGGCVG; from the exons ACAAACAGTAAAGCTTTCACAGCCAAGACGTCCTGCGTGCGTCGGCGCTACAGTGAGTTCGTCTGGCTGAAGAAGATGCTGCAGAAGAACTCCGGCTTGGT GCCAGTTCCAGAACTTCCTGGAAAGTACTTCTTCTTCAGCAGCAATGAGGACTTcctggaaaggaggaggaaaggactTCAGGCCTTCTTGGACAA CGTGGTGAACATGACGGTGTGTCTGTCGGACAGCCAGCTGCACCTCTTCCTGCAGACGCAGCTGCCGGTCGGCCACATCCTGGACTGCGTGCAGGGCCACACGCCGTACTCTGTGACGGACGCCATCCTCACCTACGCCTCGTCCAACCGGGGCTACGCTCAGGcccaggaggaggacgacgccGCCGCCAACAAAGAGCCCAGTCTCGGCGTGTCTTACGAGTCCATGGAGAG CCCGGCTCCTCATCAACCGTGTCTACAACCCAAAGAGCTCTTCAGCCCCGAGCTCTTGTCCTGCGCTAAAGACTCTGTAGAGCTTCAGCAGAAGGAGACCTCCTCGGTTGAGGTGCTGCAGAACGACGACTGCCTGGAGGCCGTCCTCCAGGACCGCGGCCCGACGGGGGCCGTCTTCTTCCTGGGTGACGGACAGGAGGCCTCAGAGAGTCTCCCGCGGACCAGCATCCAGATCCAGACGCCGGTGGAGGTGCACTCGCCGGCGGGGGAGGGCTTTGGGAGAGCGGAGAGCGCCACGGCGTTGGATGGAGCAGAAGAGGCTGATCCTTTTCCAGAAGATCAACGGGAAAGTTCTAGTGAAGCAACGGCGAACGAGGTGGAATCTGAGCCCAAAGAATGTGCAAACTCTGCAGACATTTTGCACTCTGAGGATGCTGAGCGGGAGGAACGTGGCGCGGAAAGTGGCGGTCGCTCTGAGGAGGAAGTTCAGTCCGCCGTCTGCTCTGGGCGGCGAGTTTCAGAAAGTAGCGTCAGCTCCGAAGCTGAAGGTCGCCGGGACGCCGAGGCGGTCGAGGTCCGTTCGGAGGAGTCCAACAACTCAGACGACGGAAAAGGAGCCAAGGCGACGACTCTCGATGCGCCCGGCGCTCCGGAGGtgaggggcggcggcggcgaagaCGTCGTTCTGGGAGCGGACCCAGCGGATCGCTCTTGGGCCACACAGGACGGGGCCGTGGACGGACACTCGTCTTCCAACGGGAGCATCGTGGAGGTCAGCGACGGGGAAAGCTTTGGCGAGGACTCGATCCCAGCCGCGAACAGCTACGCGGAGACGCCTCCAGAGGACGCCAGCCGCTGGTCGCCAGCCGAGGACTCCACGACAAACGGTCGGGACATTTGTGGTCGCGAGGACGTCAGCGCCTCCGGTAAATCTCTGGGTCTGAACTCTACTCCGAGCGGTGGAGATTTAACCGAAAACTCTGACTTCAGCATCTTGGAGGGCGGCTGCGTCGGTTAA